A region of Streptomyces sp. R44 DNA encodes the following proteins:
- a CDS encoding discoidin domain-containing protein, whose translation MNRPTTRGASGRFALVSLFIALATVVFGAGPVPAADAGSWWDATSRPAPDSQINVTGAPFKGTDAQGKVRGFVDAHNHLMSSEGFGGRMICGAPFSQAGVADALKDCPEHYPDGSGALFEHLTGGDNGKHDPVGWPTFKDWPANNSLSHQQNYYAWVERAWRGGQRVLVNDLVTNGLICSLLPRDRSCDEMTAIRLEARKTYEMQDYIDGMYGGPGKGWFRIVTSADQARSVIKEGKLAVVLGVETSEPFGCKQILDIAQCGQADIDKGLDELYALGVRSMFLCHKFDNALCGVRFDSGTTGVAVNIGQFLSTGTFWTTEKCAGPQHDNPIGLAAAPAAMAEKLPAGVSVPSYASDAKCNTRGLTRLGEYALKGMIQRGMMLELDHMSVKAAGRALDILESQEYPGVLSSHSWMDLDWTERLYRLGGFAASYMHSAEGFVGEASQKAELRKKYGVGFGYGTDMNGVGGWPGPVGPDAPNAVRYPFRSFDGGSVLDRQVTGERTWDLNTDGAAHNGLVPDWIEQIRLTPGGQGVVDELSHGAESYLTTWKKTEDHEPGVNLAAGRPASASTTEWWNPFVNFSPGLTVDGDTGTRWASEWKDDQWLQVDLGSVRPVGRVTLDWERAYARGYRIELSEDGTTWRTAWSTDAGDGGYDTATFDSQPARYVRVHGVKRATDWGYSLYEVAVNRS comes from the coding sequence ATGAATCGACCAACAACGCGCGGAGCGAGCGGGCGGTTCGCCCTCGTCTCGCTCTTCATCGCCCTGGCCACCGTCGTCTTCGGCGCGGGGCCGGTCCCCGCCGCCGACGCCGGTTCGTGGTGGGACGCCACCTCGCGGCCCGCCCCCGACTCCCAGATCAACGTCACGGGCGCCCCCTTCAAGGGCACCGACGCCCAGGGCAAGGTGCGCGGGTTCGTCGACGCGCACAACCACCTGATGTCCAGCGAGGGGTTCGGCGGCCGGATGATCTGCGGGGCGCCGTTCTCGCAGGCGGGTGTCGCCGACGCCCTCAAGGACTGTCCGGAGCACTATCCGGACGGCTCGGGGGCGCTCTTCGAGCACCTCACCGGTGGTGACAACGGGAAGCACGACCCGGTCGGCTGGCCCACGTTCAAGGACTGGCCCGCCAACAACTCGCTGAGCCACCAGCAGAACTACTACGCCTGGGTCGAGCGCGCCTGGCGCGGCGGCCAGCGGGTGCTCGTCAACGACCTGGTGACGAACGGTCTGATCTGCTCGCTCCTGCCCCGGGACCGCAGCTGCGACGAGATGACGGCCATCCGTCTGGAGGCCCGCAAGACGTACGAGATGCAGGACTACATCGACGGGATGTACGGCGGCCCCGGCAAGGGCTGGTTCCGCATCGTCACCAGCGCCGACCAGGCCCGCTCGGTGATCAAGGAGGGCAAGCTCGCCGTCGTCCTCGGCGTGGAGACCTCGGAGCCCTTCGGCTGCAAGCAGATCCTCGACATCGCCCAGTGCGGCCAGGCGGACATCGACAAGGGCCTCGACGAGCTGTACGCGCTCGGCGTGCGCAGCATGTTCCTCTGCCACAAGTTCGACAACGCGCTCTGCGGCGTCCGCTTCGACAGCGGGACGACGGGCGTGGCGGTCAACATCGGCCAGTTCCTCTCGACGGGCACCTTCTGGACCACCGAGAAGTGCGCGGGCCCGCAGCACGACAACCCGATCGGTCTCGCCGCCGCGCCCGCCGCGATGGCCGAGAAGCTGCCGGCGGGGGTGAGCGTCCCCTCGTACGCCTCCGACGCCAAGTGCAACACCCGGGGGCTGACGCGGCTCGGCGAGTACGCCCTGAAGGGCATGATCCAGCGCGGCATGATGCTGGAGCTCGACCACATGAGCGTCAAGGCCGCCGGTCGGGCGCTCGACATCCTGGAGTCCCAGGAGTACCCCGGCGTCCTGTCCAGCCACAGCTGGATGGACCTGGACTGGACCGAGCGGCTCTACCGCCTCGGCGGGTTCGCCGCCTCGTACATGCACAGCGCCGAGGGCTTCGTCGGCGAGGCCTCGCAGAAGGCGGAGCTGCGGAAGAAGTACGGGGTCGGGTTCGGCTACGGCACGGACATGAACGGGGTCGGCGGCTGGCCCGGCCCGGTCGGGCCGGACGCGCCGAACGCGGTCAGGTACCCGTTCCGCAGCTTCGACGGAGGCTCGGTCCTCGACCGCCAGGTCACCGGCGAGCGCACCTGGGACCTCAACACGGACGGCGCCGCGCACAACGGTCTCGTGCCGGACTGGATCGAGCAGATCCGGCTCACCCCCGGCGGCCAGGGCGTCGTGGACGAGCTGTCGCACGGAGCGGAGTCGTACCTGACGACGTGGAAGAAGACCGAGGACCACGAGCCGGGTGTGAACCTTGCGGCCGGGCGGCCGGCGTCGGCCTCGACCACGGAGTGGTGGAACCCCTTCGTGAACTTCTCGCCGGGGCTCACGGTCGACGGCGACACGGGGACCCGCTGGGCGAGCGAGTGGAAGGACGACCAGTGGCTCCAGGTGGACCTGGGCTCGGTGCGCCCGGTCGGGCGGGTCACGCTCGACTGGGAGCGGGCCTACGCGCGCGGGTACCGGATCGAGCTGTCGGAGGACGGCACGACCTGGCGTACCGCCTGGTCCACGGACGCGGGTGACGGTGGCTACGACACGGCGACCTTCGACTCGCAGCCGGCCCGCTATGTGCGCGTCCACGGCGTGAAGCGCGCCACGGACTGGGGCTACTCGCTCTACGAAGTGGCCGTCAACAGGTCCTGA